The proteins below are encoded in one region of Microbispora sp. NBC_01189:
- a CDS encoding Fur family transcriptional regulator encodes MAETWHEELRARGYRITPQRQLVLEAVTELGHATPEDICARVQRTARGVNISTVYRTLELLEELGLVTHTHLGHGAPTYHLASEADHVHLVCRGCGEVTEVAPPLVDGLVTALDAELGFATDVRHLTVFGTCRKCR; translated from the coding sequence ATGGCCGAGACTTGGCACGAGGAGCTGCGGGCCCGCGGCTACCGGATCACCCCCCAGCGCCAGCTCGTGCTGGAAGCGGTCACCGAACTGGGGCACGCGACGCCGGAGGACATCTGCGCCCGGGTGCAGCGGACGGCCAGAGGGGTCAACATCTCGACGGTCTACCGGACCCTCGAACTGCTGGAGGAGCTCGGTCTCGTCACCCACACCCACCTCGGCCACGGCGCTCCGACCTATCACCTCGCGTCGGAGGCCGATCACGTCCACCTCGTCTGCCGGGGCTGCGGCGAGGTCACCGAGGTGGCCCCCCCGCTGGTGGACGGCCTCGTCACGGCCCTCGACGCGGAGCTGGGCTTCGCGACCGACGTGCGCCATCTGA